TTGACTCTTGAAACGGTGCCGGTTATGCGGCGTCTCCCGTTTCCCAACAAAGTCCCTTTTTATTCGGGATGTTTCCAGCTAACCACGGAGCTAAGATTAGCCGGGTAGCGGACACAGGCCGCAGTCACTCAGCGCTAATGATAgccggctaacgttagccgctAAGCTAATTCTGCTGCCTCATCACTCCGGACTTGGGCTAAGCGGCTAGCTAACAGGTTAGCATTAACACAACCCGGCCGGCAGACTCACAATGTTGTCTGCCATGTCGCTCCGGTGAGTTCTCCCGACCGATGCCGCAGTGTAGGTGGACACACAACCTGTATACAAAAGTCACGTAGCGTCGCTGTGTGTATGTCAACGAAACTCCATCCCACAACTCAAACACCGGGTGTTACAGTCATTGACGTCCGACCCCTTCCCACCGGTCCGGCACCTGAAGCCGCCCCGGCGGAAAACCGGAAAGGATAGGTTGTTCCGCCTTTCCTCTGAATGGTTATATATTTTCTGATAGAAAGTGATGACTCATCTAATCATTAATTAATACTGATGCTGCTCAAATGTGTCGTTGTAGTTGCAAAATTTAGTAAGGATCCCATTAAAGACATaattatttatacacacattGCATATAGCCAAACAATGTATGCACTAATTGTAGAATCATTATAATATGGTCACATGTCACATATTTGAAGATAGAAGTCCATTGTAGATTAATATAATATGTGTAAAACGTATTGTGTTGCATTATTTTACcttgtctttttaaaatattgtgtAATCTTTCATTTAATCCAATTTTTCACATCCCTATTTTGTGTTGTAATACTGTAACATGGAACTATGTAACACCTGTGTGATATTTTGTTCAGGTCTCTCTTCTCAATGGGCCTTTTTCTATTAATGTATCATATACATCCCAAAGCAGTTGTAGTAAGCCTAAGCCACTGTATTAGAGTacatataattattatttctgacTGATAAAGATCAGTCAATATGAGACTATAAAATctgatcaataaataaaatcacagtttatcttttcctctttttatgctttattttttcctcatcctGTAGAGAGGACAAAGCTCCATTCCATATTCCTTCACATCTGTACTTAAACCTCCACTCATCCCTCTGCCAGCTTTTCATTGTTATAGTGCAATCATTGGAAATATCATTTGAAGGAAAGTCTACCGACTGCTCTTCTTCTGTAATGTTTCATCAGGGGAAAGTGGTCTGAATAATTGATCGTGAGGGAAAGTCAAGTCATTGAAGAGGAGGACAGTAgaaatgaaacataaacaaacacaaatatatgtaACATTGTGATTAATGGAAAAAATGTCAGATGTTCTAAAATCAAACACAGGAATAAACACAGAGGACAGCACAGTGTCAGCGTTGtatgagaaataaacacatcataaaaaaatggatggaaggGTGAAGAACATGGACGTATGCTGAAAAGAGAGATTATCCCACTGAAGGTTTACGATGGCAAGCTGGTGTCCAGTCTACagaatacagtttttttttcttatttgtatATTGGATGTTTGCCATTGATGGTTTGAGCCTCTGAAGTTGGTGAAAGAGGCGCCAAAAGCACGTGAAGAAGGAACCCAAAACCGCTATCGACTTCACGGGTCTGTCACTTAAACTCAATTTGAGGCTGCCTCGCTTGCATTAGTTTCATGTTTTGTCCGTgagaagaacagaaaagaagaggacagagacagaaaggatatcgatacagcagcagaaaagaagaGGATGCTGGTGAGGTTTTAGAGTGACAGTGCAGATCTAGTGATGTCATGAGAATCAAAACAACAGATCCTAAACACGAGCAGATACTGTGATTGAACTGCAGAATCAGAGGAAGAATCCAGCGTAAGATAGAAagtttgttggttgtttttttttttttttttttgattttttcttctctttttccttttttgtgtttgttgcagtTTATTGTGGTAGTTTGTGGTTTGGAATAGTTCCATGAGACGTGAGGAGACGGAGCCTGAGGCAGGTGGTGCGAAGTGCTTGGACGTGGCCTGTAATCCTCAGGGGATTGAAGGGAGATGCATGAAGGCTCAGATGATGCCGTACTGGGCCAGCTCATGCAGCTCCAGGTGATTGAAGGCCTCCCAGGGGCAGATGACAGTGATGTCTGCAAGAGAAGGTGCAGATGTGATGTTGGTCAAGCTTGTGCAGCTcccagaaactgaaaatggcTGTCACTTTCAGACCTAAGGTGAGCTCACCTGTGCCCAAGCCCTCCATTCCAGGGATATCGTCACCAAAGCTGCAAAGGAAACATGGATTACACCACAAAACTTagcatttctgtattttcttagaaaaaaactgcagtaaGTCCAAAGCATACCCCTGGATGCCCTTCTTGGGAGGCTTGCTCTTGAACTGACGGGTCTGCCTCTGCTTGAACTTCGGCGGTCCTTTGCGTGGAGTGGCAGGGCCACCGGTGACACGGGTGGCCGACTTGATCTCAGTTTTGGGCGGCTCAAGATTCATAGTGAGCAGTTACTGTTCAGAGACAGCTCTCTGAAGTGAGGTCGTGGTGGTGAtaccttttcatttcagcaaACGAGAAATGAatgtagtttatttattttatatagttTCATATAAAAAACTAACAGAATAAATGACTTTCTAAAATTCTCTAACTAACCATTCATTTCATATAACTGTTGCACACAGAGTCCATCTCCTCTGTCTGACATTACAGGTCTTAATCTTCTCACTGATCAGACCAGCACGCCTAGATTTACATTCATTTCCCACTAAGTGAATGTCTGAGTTGGACTACCTTGCAAGAGTATTCAC
Above is a genomic segment from Echeneis naucrates chromosome 19, fEcheNa1.1, whole genome shotgun sequence containing:
- the pde6gb gene encoding phosphodiesterase 6G, cGMP-specific, rod, gamma, paralog b gives rise to the protein MNLEPPKTEIKSATRVTGGPATPRKGPPKFKQRQTRQFKSKPPKKGIQGFGDDIPGMEGLGTDITVICPWEAFNHLELHELAQYGII